The sequence CCTCGATGCGTCGGCCCAGGTCCACCCAGGTGTCGATGGAATGGACCGGGCTGGTGGTGTAGGACAGGGTTCCCTGGGCGTGCTTGCCGCAGGCGATCACCGCCTTGACCGCGTGCTCGATGTTGCGCAGGTCGTTGAGGGCGTCGAAGATGCGGAACACGTCCATGCCGTTGGCGGCGGCCCGTTCGACGAAGGCATCGACCACGTCGTCGGCGTAGTGGCGGTAGCCGAGCAGGTTCTGGCCCCGCAGCAGCATCTGCAGGCGGGTGTTGGGCAGCGCTTTGCGGAAGGCGCGCAGCCGTTCCCAGGGATCTTCCCCCAGGTAGCGGATGCAGGCGTCGAAAGTGGCCCCGCCCCACACTTCCAGCGACCAGAAGCCGATCTGGTCCAGTTTGGGACAGATGGGCAGCATGTCCTCCAGACGGAGGCGGGTGGCCAGCAGGGACTGGTGGGCGTCGCGCAGGACGACTTCGGTGATCCCCAGGGAATTGCTCATGGTCGGAAGGCTCCTTGTGGGTGAATTCAGCGGGAACGGTGACGATAGCGGTGCACGGCGGCGCTGATGGCGGCGATCAGCTCGTCCTCCTCGGTGGGAGGCGCCGGTTGCGGACGGGCAGAGGCCGCGGGCGCCGCTTCGGCGAAGAAGCGCTGGATGATCCAGGACATGGCGCTGACCAGAATCACCAGCAGGGTCAGGAACAGGAACACGATTCCCATCCCCAGGCCCAACAGTTCCAGACCGCTCGTGAACAGGCTCGTCATGGTTCGACCTTTGATTTTTCTTCGTGGTTGGCCTGAAAGGCAAAAACCGCATAAATCTAGCATTTCGGACGTCAAAAATACACCACGACGGCGTTGAAACCGCCGCCACCATCCCCAGATCCATACGGGATGACAACACGAAACGGAGGCGGCCATGGGTGACAACAAAGCCCCCCGATCGAACCGTTTTCTTGATAACCTGAAAAGCGTTTTGGAATCGTTGCAAGGGATCGGATCGATGCGCAAGAAACCTGAAATAGAGATCAACAAGCCGGGAAAAGGCCCGTTCTGGCAGGATCCACGCTACAACTGGATTGCCTACGTCATCCTCGCCGTTCTGCTGTTGTCGCTGATGCAGAACTTCCAACAGATGCGCGAGGTGGAGATTCCCTACAGCCAGTTCCTTCAGTACGTGGAGGCGGGCAGGGTGGACAAGGTGGTGGTCAGCGACAAGAAGATCACCGGTCTGCTCAAGCCCGAGGAGCCCGAGGGCAGGCCCCAGCCTTTTTTCACCGTGCCTCTGTGGGACGCCAACCTGACGGAGCTGCTGCAGAAGCATGGCGTCGAGTTCGTGGTCCGCCCCGAAACCACCAATTGGATCGCCTATTTCTTCTTCAGCTGGTTCCTGCCGCTGCTGTTGCTGTTTCTGCTGTGGAGCTGGATGGCCCAGCGCATGGCCGGCGGGCGCAATTTCCTCAGTCTGGGACGGCGGGCCAGGATCTATGCCGAGTCCGACGTCAAGGTCAGGTTCGACGACGTGGCCGGTTGCGAGGAGGCCAAGCAGGAGCTGAAGGAAGTGGTCGAATTTCTCAAGGACCCTAAGAAGATCCAGCGTCTTGGCGGCCGTCCGCCCAAGGGGGTGCTGCTGGTGGGGCCCCCGGGAACCGGCAAGACTCTGCTGGCGCGCGCCGTGGCCGGGGAAGCCGGGGTGCCGTTCTTCAGCATCACCGGTTCCGAGTTCGTGGAAATGTTCGTCGGGGTCGGCGCCGCCCGGGTCCGCGACCTGTTCGAGCAGGCGCGCCAGAAAGCGCCCTGCATCATCTTCATCGACGAGATCGACGCCATCGGCCGGGCGCGCGGCGCCTCGCCCGTCAGCCACGAGGAGCGCGAGCAGACCCTCAATCAGCTGCTGGCCGAGATGGACGGCTTCGATCCCACCTCCGGGGTGGTGGTGATGGCGGCCACCAACCGCCCGGAAATCCTCGACAAGGCCCTGCTGCGCCCGGGGCGTTTCGACCGCCAGATCGTGGTGGACAAGCCGGATCTGGCCGGCCGTGAGGCGATTCTCAGGATCCACACCCGGGGCAAGAAGCTGTGCCCGGACGTGGACCTGCATGTCATCGCCCTGCGCACGCCGGGTTTCGTCGGCGCCGAGCTGGAAAACGTCTGCAACGAGGCGGCGATCATCGCCGTGCGGCAGGGCCGCGACTGCATCGCCGATGTAATACCAAGAGTTTGCCTCGGGTCCGGGGCGCTGTGGGCGTGGGCCGGATCTGCAATTTAGGTTCGATTTCCTTACATCAACTCCATCTTCTAGCAGGCTCGAAATCTATGGCGATAAAAATCAAAAAAGGATTGGACCTGCCTGTCGCGGGGGAACCTGAACAGAAGATCTACGAGGATGGGGGTGCGGTCAAATCGGTTGCCGTCATCGGCCCGGATTTCATCGGCCTCCGTCCCTCGCTTCAGGTTCAGGTGGGGGACCGCGTCAAGCTGGGACAACCGCTGTTTCTGGAAAAGAAGCATCCGGAGATCAAGTTCACCGCGCCCGGCGCCGGTACCGTGACCGCCATTCACCGCGGCGCCCGCCGGGCGTTGCAGTCGGTGGTCATCGAGCTCGACGGCGACGACGAGGAAACCTTCAACGCCTATGGCGCCGACGCGCTTTCCGATCTGTCCGCCGCTCAGGTCAGGGAGAACCTGCTCAATTCCGGCCTCTGGACGCGGCTGCGTACCCGGCCTTACAGCAAGGTGCCCGTACCGGACACCGAGCCCCATTCCATCTTCGTCACCGCCATCGATACCCACCCGCTGGCGGCCGATCCTGCGGTGGTGATCGCCGAGCGGGCCGACGATTTCCGAAACGGCCTGACCGTGCTCGGTCATCTGACCGGGGGCAAGGTTTTCGTTTGCAAGTCGCCGGCGGCGGACGGTTTCCCGGCGGTGGCGTCGGAGAAGGTCGAGGTGGTGGACTTCGAGGGCCCCCATCCAGCCGGTCTGCCCGGTACCCACATTCATTTCCTGGATCCGGTGAACGCGGAAAAGACCGTCTGGTATCTGGACTACCAGG comes from Methylomarinovum tepidoasis and encodes:
- a CDS encoding OadG family protein, which gives rise to MTSLFTSGLELLGLGMGIVFLFLTLLVILVSAMSWIIQRFFAEAAPAASARPQPAPPTEEDELIAAISAAVHRYRHRSR
- a CDS encoding Na(+)-translocating NADH-quinone reductase subunit A yields the protein MAIKIKKGLDLPVAGEPEQKIYEDGGAVKSVAVIGPDFIGLRPSLQVQVGDRVKLGQPLFLEKKHPEIKFTAPGAGTVTAIHRGARRALQSVVIELDGDDEETFNAYGADALSDLSAAQVRENLLNSGLWTRLRTRPYSKVPVPDTEPHSIFVTAIDTHPLAADPAVVIAERADDFRNGLTVLGHLTGGKVFVCKSPAADGFPAVASEKVEVVDFEGPHPAGLPGTHIHFLDPVNAEKTVWYLDYQAVLAIGALFTTGRLNVEKVVSLAGPMVKRPRLLRTRVGANLHDLTAGELAEGEARIISGSVLGGRRLRDWSAWLGAYHNQISVIEEYHERELFGWIEMKGSDRKFSILNVFPLQREKPEKYRLTSALFGSPRAIVPIGVYERVMPLDILPTQLLRALVVGDTDTAQQLGCLELDEEDLALCTFVDPGKHNFGPVLRKNLTQIEKEG